One stretch of Streptomyces sp. A2-16 DNA includes these proteins:
- a CDS encoding winged helix-turn-helix domain-containing protein encodes MATTRSLSTVTLPAPSENGARHRLRAVGPDEVPHVAEFLPPGATWLPAPQHTLPTLPGQPPMIGYLVLVPADQHQPFRPEPTVTDDDAHLVRIDTGQRTAEVNGRELDLTYLEFELLAHLVQNPNRVHTRDQLVTTVWGYGHVGDGRTVDVHIARLRRKLGADFRGAIQTVRRVGYKYTPPTGD; translated from the coding sequence ATGGCGACCACTCGTTCCCTCTCCACCGTCACCCTCCCCGCCCCGTCCGAGAACGGCGCACGGCACCGGCTCCGAGCCGTCGGCCCGGACGAGGTCCCGCACGTGGCGGAGTTCCTCCCCCCGGGCGCCACCTGGCTGCCCGCTCCCCAGCACACCCTGCCCACCCTGCCGGGCCAGCCCCCGATGATCGGCTACCTGGTGCTCGTCCCGGCCGACCAGCACCAGCCCTTCCGGCCGGAACCGACGGTCACGGACGACGACGCGCACCTCGTGCGGATCGACACCGGGCAGCGCACCGCCGAGGTGAACGGCCGCGAACTCGACCTCACCTACCTGGAGTTCGAGCTCCTCGCCCACCTCGTCCAGAACCCCAACCGGGTGCACACCCGTGACCAGCTGGTCACCACGGTCTGGGGCTACGGCCATGTCGGCGACGGCCGTACCGTCGACGTCCACATCGCCCGGCTGCGCCGCAAGCTGGGCGCGGACTTCCGGGGCGCGATCCAGACCGTAAGGCGGGTCGGCTACAAGTACACCCCGCCGACCGGCGACTGA
- a CDS encoding sensor histidine kinase — MTMQTGNGSWSTRVRAMGLAAARGLALALVTLPGAVLGFTLALVSIALVPIGVGLITTPWVLTGVRALADWRRVLAAEWGGVRIPSAYRPEPKDPNPWTRTFGMLRDPATWRDLRWLPVDMTAGFVTALLPAVLVFYPLEGIAVAAGLWRPLAASGGYWYGFVRVADQTSALAAGALGVALLALAPLAPRLLTVHFRLTRTVLGAGQGELAERVRVLTETRRDAVDTSAAELRRIERDLHDGAQARLVAMGMDLGTIEMLLDKDPEQARRLLAQARQSSADALTELRDLVRGIHPPVLAERGLGDAVRALALRMPVPTEVSVELPGRPEAPVESAAYFAVSEALTNAVKHSGADRIWIDLHHVKEGAGMLRITVTDNGRGGAVIGAGSGLAGVERRLGTFDGVLAVSSPAGGPTMVTMEIPCA, encoded by the coding sequence ATGACCATGCAGACGGGGAACGGCAGCTGGAGTACGAGGGTGCGGGCCATGGGGCTCGCGGCCGCACGGGGGCTCGCGCTGGCGCTGGTGACGCTGCCGGGGGCGGTGCTCGGTTTCACGCTCGCCCTGGTGTCGATCGCCCTCGTGCCGATCGGCGTCGGTCTGATCACGACCCCCTGGGTGCTCACGGGGGTGCGGGCGCTCGCGGACTGGCGGCGGGTCCTGGCGGCCGAGTGGGGCGGGGTGCGGATCCCGTCGGCCTACCGGCCGGAGCCGAAGGACCCCAACCCCTGGACGCGCACCTTCGGGATGCTGCGGGACCCGGCGACCTGGCGGGATCTGCGGTGGCTGCCGGTGGACATGACGGCGGGCTTCGTGACCGCGCTGCTGCCCGCGGTGCTCGTGTTCTACCCGCTGGAGGGGATCGCGGTCGCGGCCGGGCTGTGGCGGCCGCTCGCCGCGTCGGGCGGCTACTGGTACGGCTTCGTGCGCGTCGCCGACCAGACCTCCGCGCTCGCCGCCGGCGCCCTCGGCGTCGCCCTGCTGGCCCTCGCCCCGCTCGCACCGCGTCTGCTGACCGTGCACTTCCGGCTCACCCGGACCGTGCTCGGCGCCGGACAGGGCGAGCTGGCCGAACGCGTCCGGGTCCTCACCGAGACCCGGCGGGACGCCGTGGACACCTCCGCGGCCGAACTGCGGCGCATCGAGCGGGATCTGCACGACGGGGCGCAGGCCCGTCTGGTCGCCATGGGCATGGATCTCGGCACCATCGAGATGCTCCTCGACAAGGACCCCGAACAGGCGAGGCGGCTGCTCGCGCAGGCCCGCCAGTCCTCCGCGGACGCGCTCACCGAACTGCGCGACCTGGTGCGCGGCATCCATCCGCCGGTGCTGGCCGAGCGCGGACTGGGCGACGCGGTAAGGGCGCTGGCGCTCAGGATGCCGGTCCCGACGGAGGTGAGCGTGGAACTGCCGGGCCGCCCGGAGGCCCCCGTGGAGTCAGCCGCCTACTTCGCCGTCAGCGAGGCGCTCACCAACGCGGTCAAGCACTCGGGCGCCGACCGGATCTGGATCGACCTGCATCACGTGAAGGAGGGGGCGGGGATGCTGCGGATCACCGTCACCGACAACGGCCGGGGCGGCGCGGTGATCGGGGCCGGTTCGGGCCTGGCCGGAGTCGAGCGGCGCCTCGGTACATTCGACGGCGTCCTGGCCGTCAGCTCACCCGCGGGCGGTCCCACCATGGTGACCATGGAGATCCCTTGCGCGTAG
- a CDS encoding helix-turn-helix domain-containing protein — protein sequence MPSQGPEMEIVHLLRAVTVELGLHSARFAQRNAMHPTDVRALIALMDASRAGEELTAGRLGAELGLNSAGTTALLDRLERAGHVRRARGREDRRKVVVEVDERAVELGQAFFGPLIGRTVELLQGYDEGERAAIRGFLAGVRDAVAEED from the coding sequence ATGCCGTCCCAGGGACCCGAGATGGAGATCGTCCATCTCCTGCGCGCGGTGACCGTCGAACTCGGCCTGCACAGCGCCCGGTTCGCCCAGCGCAACGCCATGCATCCGACGGACGTGCGCGCACTGATCGCCCTGATGGACGCCTCCCGCGCGGGAGAGGAGCTGACGGCGGGACGGCTCGGCGCGGAGCTCGGGCTCAACTCGGCGGGGACGACCGCGCTGCTCGACCGGCTGGAGCGGGCCGGTCATGTGCGGCGGGCACGGGGGCGCGAGGACCGGCGCAAGGTGGTCGTCGAAGTGGACGAGCGGGCGGTGGAGCTGGGGCAGGCCTTCTTCGGACCGCTGATCGGGCGGACGGTGGAGCTGCTCCAGGGGTACGACGAGGGGGAACGGGCGGCGATCCGGGGGTTCTTGGCCGGGGTGCGGGACGCGGTGGCCGAGGAGGACTGA
- a CDS encoding tetratricopeptide repeat protein, whose protein sequence is MNEDWEKRVDAAWATFDEYPEERAADFRAVIDALVAELPEDSALAPFERACAWDSTGHSDKAAPLYREALAKGLGQESGYKGRRAKIQLSSSLRNIGQAEEGVKLLTPELDGPSDELDDAVRATLALCLSSLGRDREGLSLVLGALAPHLPRYQRSMANYARALVDPED, encoded by the coding sequence GTGAACGAGGACTGGGAAAAGCGGGTCGACGCCGCCTGGGCGACCTTCGACGAGTATCCGGAAGAGCGCGCGGCCGATTTCCGGGCCGTGATCGACGCGCTGGTCGCCGAGCTGCCGGAGGACAGTGCGCTCGCCCCCTTCGAGCGGGCCTGTGCCTGGGACTCGACGGGGCACTCCGACAAGGCGGCCCCGCTGTACCGGGAGGCGCTCGCGAAGGGGCTCGGCCAGGAGAGCGGCTACAAGGGGCGACGGGCCAAGATCCAGCTGTCCAGTTCGCTCAGGAACATCGGGCAGGCGGAGGAGGGCGTCAAGCTGCTCACCCCCGAACTGGACGGCCCGTCGGACGAGTTGGACGACGCGGTACGCGCCACGCTCGCGCTGTGCCTGTCCAGCCTCGGCCGGGACCGCGAGGGCCTGTCGCTGGTCCTGGGCGCGCTCGCGCCCCATCTCCCGCGCTACCAGCGGTCGATGGCGAACTACGCACGCGCCCTGGTCGACCCCGAGGACTGA
- a CDS encoding response regulator transcription factor, whose translation MRVVLAEDLFLLRDGLVRLLEAHGFEIAAAVESGPELARALAELEPDVAVVDVRLPPTHTDEGLQCALNARRDRPGLPVLVLSQHVEQLYARELLADGSGGVGYLLKDRVFDAEQFVDAVRRVAAGGTAMDPQVIQQLLARRAADDQPLARITPREREVLELMAQGRSNAAIAAKLVVTERAIAKHTANIFAKLGLEVSDDDNRRVLAVLAFLDRGR comes from the coding sequence TTGCGCGTAGTCCTCGCCGAAGACCTCTTCCTGCTGCGCGACGGTCTCGTACGGCTGTTGGAGGCCCACGGCTTCGAGATCGCCGCGGCCGTCGAGAGCGGGCCCGAACTGGCCCGCGCGCTGGCCGAGCTGGAACCGGACGTCGCCGTGGTCGACGTACGGCTGCCGCCGACGCACACCGACGAGGGGCTGCAGTGCGCGCTGAACGCCCGGCGGGACAGACCGGGGCTGCCGGTGCTGGTGCTCTCCCAGCACGTGGAGCAGCTGTACGCGCGCGAGCTGCTCGCCGACGGCAGCGGCGGGGTGGGCTATCTGCTCAAGGACCGGGTGTTCGACGCGGAGCAGTTCGTGGACGCCGTACGACGGGTCGCGGCGGGCGGTACGGCGATGGACCCGCAGGTGATCCAGCAGCTGCTGGCCCGGCGGGCCGCCGATGACCAGCCGCTCGCGCGGATCACGCCCCGGGAGCGGGAAGTGCTCGAACTGATGGCGCAGGGGCGGTCGAACGCGGCGATCGCCGCCAAGCTCGTCGTCACGGAACGGGCGATCGCCAAACACACCGCCAACATCTTCGCCAAACTGGGCCTTGAGGTGTCGGACGACGACAATCGCCGCGTTCTGGCGGTGCTCGCGTTCCTGGACCGGGGCCGGTGA
- a CDS encoding SDR family oxidoreductase, which translates to MRLLLLGGTEFVGRAVAEAALRRGWEVTVFHRGRHAPVAGVRSLHGDRTAPDGLAALAEGGEWDLVVDTWSGAPRAVRDAARLLRGRADRYAYVSSCSVYTWPQPAGYTEEAPVVEGASADADTTDYAHDKRGGELAVLDAFGSDRSLLVRAGLILGPYENIGRLPWWLGRVARGGQVLAPGPRDLPLQYVDVRDLAEWVLGAAADGRSGPYNLVSPPGHTTTGEFLEACATATGSDASLRWTDPDAVLAAGIAPWTDLPVWVPPGSDLHTTLHGADTSRAAAAGLRCRPVAETVADTWSWLCGIGGVAPQRPDRPVVGLDPETEAKVLAGR; encoded by the coding sequence ATGAGACTTCTTCTGCTGGGTGGTACGGAGTTCGTCGGCAGGGCCGTCGCCGAGGCGGCCCTCAGGCGCGGCTGGGAGGTGACCGTCTTCCACCGGGGGCGGCACGCGCCCGTGGCCGGGGTGCGGTCGCTGCACGGTGACCGCACCGCGCCCGACGGGCTCGCCGCCCTCGCCGAGGGCGGCGAGTGGGACCTCGTCGTCGACACCTGGTCGGGGGCGCCCCGCGCGGTCCGGGACGCGGCGCGGCTGCTGCGGGGCCGCGCCGACCGGTACGCGTACGTGTCGAGCTGCTCGGTGTACACCTGGCCCCAGCCGGCCGGGTACACCGAGGAGGCCCCCGTGGTCGAGGGCGCCTCGGCCGACGCGGACACGACCGACTACGCCCATGACAAACGCGGCGGCGAACTGGCCGTGCTGGACGCCTTCGGCTCGGACCGCTCGCTGCTCGTACGGGCCGGCCTGATCCTCGGCCCGTACGAGAACATCGGCCGGCTCCCGTGGTGGCTGGGCCGAGTCGCCCGCGGCGGTCAGGTCCTCGCGCCCGGGCCACGGGACCTGCCCCTCCAGTACGTCGACGTCCGCGATCTGGCGGAGTGGGTACTGGGCGCCGCCGCGGACGGCCGGTCCGGCCCGTACAACCTGGTCAGCCCGCCGGGCCACACGACGACGGGGGAGTTCCTCGAAGCCTGTGCGACGGCGACGGGCTCGGACGCCTCCCTGCGCTGGACGGACCCGGACGCGGTCCTCGCGGCGGGCATCGCCCCCTGGACCGACCTCCCGGTGTGGGTCCCGCCGGGCTCCGACCTGCACACCACCCTCCATGGCGCGGACACCTCCCGGGCCGCCGCGGCCGGCCTGCGCTGCCGTCCGGTCGCCGAGACGGTCGCCGACACCTGGAGCTGGCTGTGCGGGATCGGCGGCGTCGCCCCGCAGCGCCCGGACCGGCCGGTGGTGGGCCTGGACCCGGAGACGGAGGCGAAGGTGCTGGCCGGCAGGTAG
- a CDS encoding arsenate reductase family protein, giving the protein MEIWINPACSKCRSAISLLDAEGAEYTVRRYLEDVPSEDEIREVLDRLGLEPWDITRTQEADAKELGLKEWSRDDSSRDRWITALAEHPKLIQRPLITADDGSAVVGRTEDAVRDAMARK; this is encoded by the coding sequence ATGGAGATCTGGATCAATCCGGCCTGTTCGAAGTGCCGCAGCGCGATCAGCCTGCTCGACGCGGAGGGTGCCGAGTACACCGTCCGCCGCTATCTGGAGGACGTCCCGAGCGAGGACGAGATCCGCGAGGTGCTCGATCGGCTCGGCCTCGAACCGTGGGACATCACCCGCACCCAGGAGGCCGATGCCAAGGAGCTCGGCCTCAAGGAGTGGTCCCGTGACGACAGTTCGCGCGACCGGTGGATCACTGCCCTCGCCGAGCACCCCAAGCTGATCCAGCGGCCCCTCATCACGGCGGACGACGGCTCGGCGGTGGTCGGCCGGACCGAGGACGCCGTACGGGACGCCATGGCCAGGAAGTAG
- the glnII gene encoding glutamine synthetase, with protein MTFKAEYIWIDGTQPTAKLRSKTKILADDAKGAELPIWGFDGSSTNQAEGHSSDRVLKPVFSCPDPIRGGDDVLVLCEVLNIDMTPHESNTRAALTEVAEKFAAQEPIFGIEQEYTFFKDGYPLGFPKGGFPAPQGGYYCGVGADEIFGRDVVEAHLENCLAAGLAISGINAEVMPGQWEFQVGPVSPLEVSDHLWVARWLLYRTAEDFGISATLDPKPVKGDWNGAGAHTNFSTKAMREGYDAIITAAESLGEGSKPLDHVKNYGAGIDDRLTGLHETAPWNEYSYGVSNRGASVRIPWQVEKDGKGYIEDRRPNANVDPYVVTRLLVDTCCSALEKAGQV; from the coding sequence GTGACCTTCAAGGCTGAGTACATCTGGATCGACGGCACCCAGCCGACGGCCAAGCTCCGTTCCAAGACGAAGATCCTGGCGGACGACGCCAAGGGCGCGGAGCTGCCGATCTGGGGCTTCGACGGGTCCTCCACGAACCAGGCCGAGGGGCACTCCTCGGACCGTGTCCTCAAGCCGGTCTTCTCCTGCCCCGACCCGATCCGCGGCGGCGACGACGTCCTCGTCCTGTGCGAGGTCCTCAACATCGACATGACGCCGCACGAGTCCAACACCCGTGCCGCGCTGACCGAGGTCGCGGAGAAGTTCGCCGCGCAGGAGCCCATCTTCGGCATCGAGCAGGAGTACACGTTCTTCAAGGACGGCTACCCGCTCGGCTTCCCCAAGGGCGGCTTCCCGGCCCCGCAGGGCGGCTACTACTGCGGTGTCGGCGCGGACGAGATCTTCGGCCGTGACGTCGTCGAGGCGCACCTGGAGAACTGCCTCGCGGCCGGCCTGGCGATCTCCGGCATCAACGCCGAGGTCATGCCCGGCCAGTGGGAGTTCCAGGTCGGCCCGGTCTCCCCGCTGGAGGTCTCCGACCACCTGTGGGTGGCCCGCTGGCTGCTCTACCGCACCGCCGAGGACTTCGGCATCTCCGCCACCCTGGACCCGAAGCCGGTCAAGGGCGACTGGAACGGCGCGGGCGCGCACACCAACTTCTCCACCAAGGCGATGCGCGAGGGCTACGACGCGATCATCACCGCCGCCGAGTCGCTGGGCGAGGGCTCCAAGCCGCTCGACCACGTCAAGAACTACGGCGCCGGCATCGACGACCGCCTGACCGGCCTGCACGAGACCGCCCCGTGGAACGAGTACTCCTACGGCGTCTCCAACCGCGGTGCCTCGGTCCGTATCCCGTGGCAGGTCGAGAAGGACGGCAAGGGCTACATCGAGGACCGCCGCCCCAACGCCAACGTCGACCCGTACGTCGTCACGCGTCTGCTCGTCGACACGTGCTGCTCCGCCCTGGAGAAGGCCGGCCAGGTCTGA
- a CDS encoding alpha/beta fold hydrolase, which produces MGRYDGDAFEAAYDKVLAKWPADREALRVPTPFGTTHVNVCGPADAPPLVLLPGGGGATSTSWYAQAAHLARTRRVLAVDLIGAPGRSEPAADRHPRTVADLVAWLDALLDGLGIERADVGGHSYGAWIALHHALRAPDRMRRLFLLDPTQCFAGFKAAYLLHALPMLLRPTPARVRAFLEWETGKVALDPDWLRLQEAAAGFPATRPVTGPRPAPEALRALNAPVLLLVAANSRTCDTYDVTARAAELLPRVEADVVPGVSHHALPQSAPPELARRLTEFLGE; this is translated from the coding sequence ATGGGCAGGTACGACGGCGACGCGTTCGAGGCCGCCTACGACAAGGTGCTGGCCAAGTGGCCCGCCGACCGGGAGGCACTGCGGGTGCCCACCCCGTTCGGCACGACCCATGTCAACGTGTGCGGCCCGGCCGACGCGCCCCCGCTCGTCCTGCTGCCGGGCGGCGGGGGAGCGACCTCCACGTCCTGGTACGCCCAGGCCGCCCACCTCGCCCGCACCCGCCGGGTCCTCGCCGTCGACCTGATCGGCGCCCCGGGCCGCAGTGAACCGGCCGCCGACCGTCACCCCCGCACGGTCGCCGACCTGGTCGCCTGGCTGGACGCCCTCCTCGACGGACTGGGCATCGAGCGGGCCGACGTCGGCGGGCACTCCTACGGCGCCTGGATCGCCCTGCACCACGCCCTGCGTGCCCCCGACCGGATGCGCCGCCTGTTCCTCCTGGACCCGACCCAGTGCTTCGCCGGGTTCAAGGCGGCGTATCTGCTGCACGCCCTGCCGATGCTGCTGCGCCCCACGCCGGCCCGGGTCCGCGCCTTCCTGGAATGGGAGACCGGGAAGGTCGCACTGGATCCCGACTGGCTTCGCCTCCAGGAGGCCGCCGCGGGCTTCCCCGCCACCAGGCCGGTCACCGGGCCCCGCCCCGCCCCCGAGGCGCTGCGCGCCCTGAACGCGCCGGTCCTGCTGCTCGTGGCCGCGAACAGCAGGACCTGTGACACGTATGACGTGACAGCCCGGGCGGCCGAACTGCTGCCACGGGTGGAAGCCGACGTGGTCCCCGGCGTCTCCCACCATGCGTTGCCGCAGTCCGCACCACCCGAACTGGCCCGCCGCCTCACCGAGTTCCTGGGCGAATAG
- a CDS encoding 5-carboxymethyl-2-hydroxymuconate Delta-isomerase, with protein MPQITVEHSPYLDRVHWEEFALALHPVVVETADAKLEACKTRVLRTEDEAVGGESKNHAIVHVTLALLAGRSEETKAKLTEAVVELLREHVGPEDGLTVHLSAEVRDLDASYTKAVL; from the coding sequence ATGCCGCAGATCACTGTCGAACACTCCCCGTATCTCGACCGTGTCCACTGGGAGGAGTTCGCCCTGGCGCTGCACCCGGTCGTCGTCGAGACGGCGGACGCGAAGCTCGAGGCGTGCAAGACCCGGGTCCTGCGCACCGAGGACGAGGCGGTCGGCGGCGAGAGCAAGAACCACGCGATCGTGCACGTCACGCTCGCCCTGCTTGCCGGACGGTCCGAGGAGACCAAGGCGAAGCTCACCGAGGCCGTCGTGGAACTGCTGCGCGAGCACGTCGGACCCGAGGACGGCCTCACCGTGCACCTCTCCGCCGAGGTGCGCGACCTCGACGCCTCCTACACCAAGGCCGTGCTCTAG
- a CDS encoding TetR/AcrR family transcriptional regulator, which translates to MTTGVRRRMGVEERRQQLIGVALELFARRSPDEVSIDEIASAAGISRPLVYHYFPGKLSLYEAALKRAAQDLASRFEEPHEGSLGGRLLRVMRRFFDFVDEHGPGFSALMRGGPAVGSSATNALIDSVRQVAYEQILSHLRVTDPPARLELLIRSWISLVESTALIWLDGRRVPRAELETQLVHDFAALAAVSAAYDQEMTDLLRHMLKDEPHDGPFTDLAARLITLAS; encoded by the coding sequence ATGACTACCGGGGTCCGTCGAAGAATGGGAGTCGAGGAACGGCGTCAGCAGTTGATCGGCGTCGCCCTCGAACTGTTCGCCCGTCGCTCGCCCGACGAGGTCTCCATCGACGAGATAGCGTCGGCGGCCGGTATCTCGCGGCCACTGGTCTACCACTACTTCCCCGGCAAACTCAGCCTGTACGAGGCCGCGTTGAAGCGGGCCGCGCAGGATCTGGCGAGCCGGTTCGAGGAGCCGCACGAGGGGTCGCTGGGCGGCCGGCTGCTGCGGGTGATGCGCCGGTTCTTCGACTTCGTGGACGAACACGGGCCCGGTTTCTCGGCGTTGATGCGCGGCGGGCCGGCCGTCGGCTCCTCCGCGACGAACGCGCTCATCGACTCCGTACGACAGGTCGCCTACGAGCAGATCCTGTCGCATCTGCGGGTGACGGACCCGCCCGCGCGTCTGGAACTGCTCATCCGCTCCTGGATCTCGCTCGTCGAGTCGACGGCCCTGATCTGGCTGGACGGCCGCAGGGTCCCGCGGGCCGAACTGGAGACGCAGCTCGTCCACGACTTCGCCGCGCTGGCCGCGGTGAGCGCGGCCTACGACCAGGAGATGACCGACCTGCTGCGCCACATGCTCAAGGACGAGCCGCACGACGGCCCGTTCACCGACCTCGCCGCCCGGCTGATCACCCTCGCCTCCTAG
- a CDS encoding DUF1996 domain-containing protein, with product MGRNTRKRRSSMATKAIAASAALALGGGGLIWANFYASAHESNNNGWSQNQTKAAAAQVATISCPDVGQKLTNVPQNARQGVATELANLDKQITEAYARLASTRQAQAGDPGFVQNAIVGPLKEKRAATIDRIRIDIQRVGGQFNSSLSQLAACTTQNAQTNAGQAGGQQQNGGQQQGGQQQNGGQQQGGGQQQGGQQNGGQQNGGQQNGGQQQGNGGQGGNGPVAADFVDITKVQGSAQLGVGQNGLPANGNSGSRGTFTTKCGTNGNDNHNTDNVIVAPGVANGAHHLHDYVGNQSNDAFASDQELAAAQTTCQNQGDKSSYFWPVLRLQNGQQDFDQNNDGGGKEGNVGKILQPAQAQLKFVGNKKGNVVAMPTALRIITGDAKAFVNGNANANVNWSCTGFENKVQLHDKYPICPQGSQVVRTTNFQSCWDGQNIDSANHRTHVAFAQADGSCANGFKAIPQLQVRLVYNVPAPKLQNGTVVNPYAVDTFPENLHKPITDHNDFINFFSQNTMNKMVNCINTGKKCQ from the coding sequence ATGGGACGCAATACACGTAAACGCCGCTCGTCGATGGCCACCAAGGCCATAGCCGCGTCGGCGGCCCTAGCGCTCGGCGGGGGCGGGCTGATCTGGGCGAACTTCTACGCTTCGGCGCACGAGTCCAACAACAACGGCTGGTCCCAGAACCAGACCAAGGCCGCCGCCGCGCAGGTCGCGACCATCTCGTGCCCCGACGTCGGTCAGAAGCTGACGAACGTGCCTCAGAACGCGCGTCAGGGGGTGGCCACCGAGCTGGCCAACCTGGACAAGCAGATCACCGAGGCCTACGCCAGGCTCGCCTCGACCCGACAGGCCCAGGCGGGTGACCCGGGCTTCGTCCAGAACGCCATCGTCGGTCCCCTGAAGGAGAAGCGGGCGGCCACGATCGACCGGATCCGCATCGACATCCAGCGGGTCGGCGGCCAGTTCAACAGCTCGCTCAGCCAGTTGGCCGCGTGCACCACGCAGAACGCGCAGACGAACGCGGGCCAGGCCGGTGGCCAGCAGCAGAACGGTGGCCAGCAGCAGGGCGGTCAGCAGCAGAACGGCGGCCAGCAGCAGGGCGGCGGTCAGCAGCAGGGCGGTCAGCAGAACGGTGGCCAACAGAACGGCGGCCAGCAGAACGGCGGCCAGCAGCAGGGCAACGGCGGACAGGGCGGCAACGGCCCGGTCGCGGCCGACTTCGTGGACATCACCAAGGTCCAGGGCAGCGCCCAGCTCGGAGTGGGCCAGAACGGCCTCCCGGCCAACGGCAACTCGGGTTCGCGCGGCACCTTCACCACGAAGTGCGGCACCAACGGGAACGACAACCACAACACGGACAACGTGATCGTCGCCCCGGGTGTCGCCAACGGCGCGCACCACCTGCACGACTACGTCGGCAACCAGAGCAACGACGCCTTCGCGAGCGACCAGGAACTGGCGGCGGCCCAGACCACCTGCCAGAACCAGGGCGACAAGTCCTCGTACTTCTGGCCGGTGCTGCGTCTGCAGAACGGTCAGCAGGACTTCGACCAGAACAACGACGGCGGCGGCAAGGAGGGCAACGTCGGCAAGATCCTCCAGCCGGCCCAGGCCCAGCTGAAGTTCGTCGGCAACAAGAAGGGCAACGTCGTCGCGATGCCGACCGCCCTGCGCATCATCACCGGTGACGCGAAGGCCTTCGTCAACGGCAACGCCAACGCCAACGTGAACTGGTCCTGCACCGGCTTCGAGAACAAGGTGCAGCTGCACGACAAGTACCCGATCTGCCCGCAGGGCAGCCAGGTGGTGCGCACGACCAACTTCCAGAGCTGCTGGGACGGTCAGAACATCGACAGCGCCAACCACCGCACCCACGTGGCGTTCGCCCAGGCCGACGGCAGCTGCGCCAACGGCTTCAAGGCGATCCCGCAGCTCCAGGTCCGGCTCGTCTACAACGTCCCGGCCCCGAAGCTCCAGAACGGCACGGTCGTCAACCCCTACGCGGTCGACACCTTCCCGGAGAACCTGCACAAGCCGATCACCGACCACAACGACTTCATCAACTTCTTCTCCCAGAACACGATGAACAAGATGGTCAACTGCATCAACACCGGCAAGAAGTGCCAGTGA